A single genomic interval of Dromiciops gliroides isolate mDroGli1 chromosome 1, mDroGli1.pri, whole genome shotgun sequence harbors:
- the JUND gene encoding transcription factor jun-D yields the protein METPFYHDDVLSSLSGSSSTSTSGGGGGGGGFASSGRLFPPAASPFAGGGGGSMMKKDGLTLNLSDQVVATLKAAPPPPPHGAHHLRGDGGGSGGAGGGAGGGAGAPAAPEGLLTSPDLGLLKLASPELERLIIQSNSGLVTTTPTSSQFLYPKVAASEEQEFAEGFVKALEDLHKQNQLSGAGGGGGGGGAGPAGAGGPTGAVGGCAPTPGGAGVELSAGPAAAASLAQPEPPVYANLSSYTGSASALGGTTVNYSTETVPYPPPPAGLGPGPGPGPPQPHPRLQALKDEPQIVPDVPSFGESPPLSPIDMDTQERIKAERKRLRNRIAASKCRKRKLERISRLEEKVKSLKSQNTELASTANLLREQVAQLKQKVLSHVNSGCQLLPQHQVPAY from the coding sequence ATGGAAACACCCTTCTACCATGATGATGTGTTAAGCAGCTTGagcggcagcagcagcaccagcactagcggcggcggcggcggcggcggcggcttcGCCTCCTCCGGCCGCCTCTTCCCCCCGGCCGCGTCTCCTTTCgctggcggcggcggcggcagcatgATGAAGAAGGACGGCCTCACCCTGAACCTCAGCGATCAGGTGGTGGCCACCCTGAAGGccgccccgccgccgccgccccacGGCGCCCACCACCTGCGCGGGgacggcggcggcagcggcggagCGGGCGGCGGGGCGGGCGGCGGGGCCGGAGCCCCGGCAGCCCCGGAAGGGCTGCTCACGTCGCCGGACCTGGGCCTGCTAAAGCTGGCGTCCCCGGAGCTGGAGCGCctgatcatccagtccaacagCGGGCTGGTGACCACGACCCCCACCAGCAGCCAGTTCTTGTACCCCAAGGTGGCGGCCAGCGAGGAGCAGGAGTTCGCCGAGGGCTTCGTCAAGGCCCTGGAGGACCTGCACAAGCAGAACCAGCTGAGCGGCGCTGGAGGCGGTGGCGGTGGGGGCGGCGCGGGGCCGGCCGGGGCTGGAGGGCCGACCGGGGCAGTGGGCGGCTGTGCGCCCACGCCAGGCGGGGCGGGCGTGGAGCTGAGCGCGGGGCCCGCGGCCGCCGCGTCCCTGGCGCAGCCCGAACCGCCAGTCTACGCCAACCTGAGCAGCTACACGGGCTCGGCGAGCGCGCTGGGCGGCACCACGGTCAACTACAGCACGGAGACTGTGCCTTACCCGCCACCCCCTGCCGGCCTGGGACCCGGGCCTGGCCCTGGCCCTCCCCAGCCGCATCCCCGGCTTCAGGCGCTCAAGGACGAGCCGCAGATCGTGCCCGATGTGCCCAGCTTCGGCGAGAGCCCGCCGCTGTCGCCCATCGACATGGACACCCAGGAGCGCATCAAGGCTGAGCGCAAGCGGCTGCGGAACCGCATCGCAGCCTCCAAGTGCCGCAAGCGGAAGCTGGAGCGGATCTCGCGGCTCGAGGAGAAGGTGAAGAGCCTCAAGAGCCAGAATACGGAGCTGGCGTCCACGGCTAACCTCCTCCGTGAACAGGTGGCGCAGCTCAAGCAGAAGGTGCTCAGTCACGTCAACAGCGGCTGCCAGCTCCTGCCCCAGCACCAGGTGCCCGCGTACTGA